In the Klebsiella aerogenes KCTC 2190 genome, one interval contains:
- a CDS encoding helix-turn-helix transcriptional regulator produces the protein MTLMLQREALNLAPDDSRKQLGAFLRARRESLDPQRLGLPRVGRRRTPGLRREEVAMLADVGVTWYTWLEQGREVNPSAAVLSGVASALQCSPLETRHLFVLAGLTPPENTQATVCEGISPGTRRMLDSLMPQPASIQKPNFDIVAWNDSFCRLMGVDFATIAEEDRNCIYLYLTCEAWRSRIENRDVLPTFVSYFRAAMAEHRGSPEWEDKLARFFAASAEFEALWHQRYEVRGVENQVKNFNHPQLGRFSLQQMYWYSAPRNGSRLLVYLPLDETGEQALAWLDQQG, from the coding sequence ATGACGCTAATGCTGCAACGTGAGGCGCTGAATCTCGCGCCCGATGATAGCCGTAAACAGCTGGGAGCATTTCTGCGCGCCCGCCGCGAAAGCCTTGACCCGCAGCGTCTCGGCCTGCCGCGCGTCGGGCGGCGGCGGACGCCGGGGCTGCGCCGGGAAGAGGTGGCGATGCTGGCGGACGTCGGCGTGACCTGGTACACCTGGCTTGAGCAGGGGCGGGAAGTGAATCCGTCGGCGGCGGTATTAAGCGGCGTGGCCAGCGCGCTGCAGTGCAGCCCGCTGGAAACCCGCCATCTGTTCGTACTGGCCGGCTTAACGCCGCCGGAGAATACGCAGGCCACGGTTTGCGAGGGGATCAGTCCCGGAACCCGACGCATGCTTGATAGCCTGATGCCGCAGCCCGCCAGCATTCAGAAACCGAACTTTGATATCGTCGCCTGGAATGACAGTTTTTGCCGCCTGATGGGCGTTGATTTCGCGACGATTGCCGAAGAAGACCGCAATTGCATCTATCTCTATCTCACCTGCGAAGCCTGGCGTAGCCGCATTGAAAATCGCGATGTGTTGCCGACTTTTGTTTCCTATTTTCGCGCGGCGATGGCTGAGCATCGCGGTTCGCCAGAGTGGGAAGATAAGCTGGCGCGCTTTTTCGCCGCTTCAGCGGAGTTCGAAGCGCTATGGCACCAGCGCTATGAGGTGCGCGGCGTCGAAAACCAGGTGAAAAATTTTAACCATCCGCAGCTCGGGCGCTTTAGCCTGCAGCAAATGTACTGGTATTCCGCGCCGCGCAACGGTTCGCGTCTGCTGGTCTATTTACCGCTGGATGAAACCGGAGAACAGGCGCTGGCCTGGTTGGATCAACAGGGCTAA
- a CDS encoding MFS transporter: MNSSAVSPGRAGLLLLLTGQMLPLIDTSITNVALDSITHSLDASATQLELIVALYGVAFAVCLAMGSKLGDNYGRRRLFLWGVAVFGIASLLCGMANSINALLAARTLQGAGAALIVPQILATLHVTLKGTAHARAISLYGGIGGIAFIVGQMGGGWLVSADIAGLGWRNAFFINVPICLLVLAFSRRYVPETRREIHSSIDWEGTFSLALILCCLLFPMALGPELHWPWELQLLLLAVLPLLGWMRLSALRKQQRGEQSLLPPRLLKLTSIRFGMAIALLFFSAWSGFMFCMALTMQAGLGMAPWQSGNSFIALGVAYFISALYAPKLIARYSMGRILLIGLVVQISGLLLLSVTFYQLGLRTTTLALVPSTALIGYGQALIVNSFYRIGMRDIRACDAGAGSAILSTLQQATLGLGPAILGSLFLTLAKRGGGDYTQALIVFLLVEVAMMLLLGAIALWLRHHLNLQPAATAS; the protein is encoded by the coding sequence ATGAATTCGTCTGCTGTTTCACCCGGCCGCGCCGGATTACTGCTGTTACTGACCGGCCAGATGCTGCCGTTAATTGATACCTCGATAACCAACGTGGCGCTGGACTCGATCACCCACTCCCTCGACGCCAGCGCCACCCAACTGGAGCTTATCGTCGCGCTGTACGGCGTGGCCTTTGCCGTCTGCCTGGCGATGGGCAGCAAACTGGGCGATAACTATGGACGCCGCCGCCTGTTTCTGTGGGGGGTGGCGGTATTCGGCATCGCCTCGCTGCTATGCGGAATGGCTAACTCCATTAACGCCCTACTCGCCGCACGAACGCTGCAAGGTGCCGGCGCGGCGCTGATCGTGCCGCAAATCCTCGCCACCCTGCACGTCACCCTGAAAGGCACCGCTCACGCCCGGGCGATCAGCCTGTACGGCGGTATCGGCGGCATCGCGTTTATCGTCGGCCAGATGGGCGGCGGCTGGCTGGTCTCCGCCGATATCGCCGGGCTCGGCTGGCGTAACGCCTTCTTTATCAACGTGCCTATCTGCCTGCTGGTGTTGGCCTTTAGCCGCCGCTATGTGCCGGAAACCCGCCGCGAAATCCATTCCAGTATCGACTGGGAGGGAACTTTCAGCCTGGCGTTAATCCTCTGCTGCCTGCTGTTCCCTATGGCGCTGGGGCCGGAGCTACACTGGCCATGGGAGCTACAGCTGCTTTTGCTGGCCGTACTCCCCCTGCTCGGCTGGATGCGCCTGAGCGCGCTGCGTAAGCAGCAGCGCGGCGAGCAATCGCTGTTACCGCCACGGCTGTTGAAACTCACCAGCATCCGTTTTGGTATGGCTATCGCACTGCTGTTTTTCAGCGCCTGGTCCGGCTTTATGTTTTGTATGGCGCTGACCATGCAGGCCGGGCTGGGGATGGCGCCGTGGCAGTCCGGCAACAGTTTTATCGCTCTCGGGGTGGCCTATTTTATCTCCGCGCTGTACGCGCCAAAGCTTATCGCTCGCTACAGCATGGGACGGATTTTGCTGATTGGCCTGGTGGTGCAGATTAGCGGCCTGCTGCTGCTGAGCGTCACCTTTTATCAACTTGGCCTGCGGACCACGACGCTGGCGCTGGTGCCCTCCACCGCGCTGATCGGCTATGGTCAGGCGTTAATCGTCAACAGTTTCTATCGTATCGGGATGCGGGACATTCGCGCTTGCGATGCCGGAGCCGGTAGCGCCATCCTCAGCACCTTGCAGCAGGCGACGCTGGGGCTGGGGCCGGCCATTCTCGGCTCACTGTTCTTAACCCTGGCCAAGCGCGGCGGCGGTGACTATACGCAGGCGCTGATCGTCTTCCTGCTGGTCGAGGTGGCGATGATGCTGCTGCTGGGCGCTATTGCCCTTTGGCTGCGCCATCACCTGAACCTGCAGCCGGCGGCGACGGCGTCCTGA